The following proteins come from a genomic window of Irregularibacter muris:
- a CDS encoding iron-sulfur cluster assembly scaffold protein: MYTDIAIEHFTNPRNVGVIEDYDGMGEAGDPSCGDYLKIYIKVENDFVKDIKFKVHGCAGAIASSSMTTELAKNKPVMAAFAITEGDIINALGGLPEEKVHCSLLGALALKKAIIDYAKTRNKDDNSL, encoded by the coding sequence TTGTATACGGATATAGCTATTGAGCACTTTACTAATCCAAGGAATGTAGGAGTAATAGAAGATTATGATGGTATGGGCGAGGCAGGGGACCCCTCCTGTGGTGATTATTTAAAAATATATATTAAAGTGGAAAATGATTTTGTTAAAGATATAAAGTTTAAAGTACATGGTTGTGCTGGTGCCATAGCGTCCAGTAGTATGACTACAGAGCTAGCTAAAAATAAACCGGTAATGGCAGCCTTTGCTATTACAGAGGGGGATATTATTAACGCATTAGGGGGGCTTCCCGAAGAAAAAGTACATTGTTCTTTACTGGGAGCTTTAGCACTTAAAAAAGCAATTATAGACTACGCCAAAACAAGAAATAAAGACGATAATAGTCTGTGA
- a CDS encoding Mrp/NBP35 family ATP-binding protein: MIFQKEKPNEFSTIKKVIAIMSGKGGVGKSSVTSLIASLVQDQGYKVGIMDADITGPSIPRIFGINKERADRNNKYIDPVETSSGIKTISINLLLDNEESPVIWRGPILNNTVKQFFSHVNWGELDYLFIDLPPGTGDIPLTIMQVIPIDGIIVVTSPQELVKLIVKKSVKMASSLDIPLLGIVENMSYFQCPHCDEKTEIFGKSLIEGITQEMDLELISKLPIDPKLVEMSDEGKIEEYIQNQKDQYEEFIQNILKIL, from the coding sequence ATGATTTTTCAAAAAGAAAAACCCAATGAATTTTCAACAATTAAAAAAGTAATTGCCATTATGAGTGGGAAAGGTGGGGTAGGAAAATCCTCAGTCACCTCTTTAATTGCTTCTCTAGTTCAGGATCAAGGTTATAAAGTAGGAATTATGGATGCGGATATCACGGGCCCTAGTATACCTAGAATTTTTGGAATTAATAAAGAAAGAGCCGATAGAAATAATAAATATATAGATCCAGTAGAAACATCCTCGGGTATTAAGACAATATCCATTAACCTATTATTAGACAATGAAGAATCTCCTGTGATTTGGAGAGGTCCTATTTTAAATAATACCGTAAAGCAATTTTTCTCCCATGTTAACTGGGGAGAATTGGATTACTTATTTATCGACTTGCCTCCAGGAACAGGAGATATTCCCCTTACCATTATGCAAGTCATACCCATAGATGGGATTATTGTCGTGACTTCTCCCCAAGAACTAGTAAAATTAATCGTGAAAAAATCTGTTAAAATGGCTAGTTCTTTAGATATTCCTCTTTTGGGTATTGTAGAGAATATGAGTTACTTTCAATGTCCTCATTGTGATGAAAAAACAGAAATCTTTGGAAAGAGTCTAATTGAAGGCATAACTCAAGAAATGGATCTAGAGTTAATTTCAAAACTACCTATAGATCCTAAACTTGTAGAAATGAGTGATGAAGGAAAAATTGAAGAATACATTCAAAATCAAAAGGATCAGTATGAAGAATTTATACAAAACATATTAAAAATATTATAA